One window from the genome of Gemmatimonadaceae bacterium encodes:
- the kdsB gene encoding 3-deoxy-manno-octulosonate cytidylyltransferase — protein MKTLAVIPARLGASRLPRKPLRLLAGLPLIVRVWQRVQSMQLADRCVIATDSDEVAEAVRPHGAEALLTSPNHPSGTDRVAEVASRPEFRGFEAIVNLQGDEPFVSAEAVRGAVRQITSGAFPLGTAAALAPEAILDESNVVKVVAADDGRAMYFSRAAIPFLRDAAEAHLRSTRVWQHIGVYAYARDALARWVSLPPHPLEQIERLEQLRPLAAGLAMGVALVDEAPRIGIDTADDLTRANADWNDFEE, from the coding sequence GTGAAGACGCTCGCCGTGATCCCAGCCCGACTGGGTGCGAGCCGCCTCCCCCGAAAACCCCTTCGACTCCTCGCTGGACTCCCACTGATCGTCAGAGTGTGGCAGCGCGTTCAGTCCATGCAGCTCGCCGACCGGTGCGTCATCGCCACCGATAGTGACGAGGTCGCCGAAGCCGTTCGGCCCCACGGTGCAGAGGCACTGCTCACTTCACCGAATCATCCGTCCGGTACCGACCGCGTCGCCGAAGTCGCTTCACGTCCGGAGTTTCGCGGCTTCGAGGCGATCGTCAACTTGCAGGGGGACGAGCCGTTCGTGAGCGCGGAGGCGGTGCGCGGCGCGGTGCGGCAAATCACCTCAGGCGCGTTTCCGCTGGGAACCGCGGCGGCACTCGCACCGGAAGCCATTCTGGACGAGTCCAACGTCGTGAAGGTCGTCGCTGCCGATGATGGCCGAGCGATGTATTTTTCGCGGGCGGCCATTCCGTTCTTGCGTGACGCGGCGGAGGCACACCTGCGCAGCACACGAGTCTGGCAGCACATCGGCGTCTACGCCTACGCGCGTGACGCGCTAGCGCGATGGGTCTCTCTACCGCCGCATCCGCTCGAACAGATCGAGCGCCTCGAGCAGCTTCGCCCGCTCGCTGCCGGCTTGGCGATGGGTGTCGCCCTAGTAGATGAAGCGCCGCGCATCGGTATCGATACGGCCGACGATCTAACACGAGCAAACGCTGATTGGAACGATTTCGAGGAATAA
- a CDS encoding polymer-forming cytoskeletal protein, translating into MNARLAPLLLFAGAMNAARLDAQRIIVRDAGPGSFGHRLAEMFASPHRLIGPAATPAILPRDSAYAQTVVVLHRDVVIEGRVHGDVIVVGGDAFLRPGAVVDGRVIAVGGAVYESRLAITRNGVESHRDFTYDARTNGTSEGYLLDYRLVREHPSSPLSLPGVYGVRIPGYDRSDGLSLPFGPTISLDTGYLEINPIVTYRSNIGAFDPSLDGEFAFDRRTRVHAYFGRTTLSNDDWIWTDLVNSSAVLGLGLDTRNYYRGDRGEVTLHRLLETSMTELAPFVGLRAERDRSIRPDSFATGGPWSFFGRRAADDMLRPNPPIVPGTLESVLFGVLFDWQLQGVRTSFNLTNEAAAFDVGSLRFLQSTLDGVVRFPTFGAQFFYLSTHVVYTFGDTAPPQRWSYLGGSGTITTLPLLSLGGDRLVYIESNYYAPIPWIDLPIVGAPSITLRHMIGSAGVGRLPSFEQNLGLRLALSFLRFDGVVDPATRTWDFGFGLSMAR; encoded by the coding sequence TTGAACGCACGCCTCGCGCCCTTGCTGCTCTTCGCCGGCGCGATGAATGCTGCGCGGCTCGATGCTCAACGGATCATCGTCCGTGACGCGGGACCGGGATCATTCGGACACCGGCTTGCCGAGATGTTCGCGTCGCCACATCGCCTCATTGGACCCGCGGCTACGCCGGCCATCTTGCCGCGCGATTCCGCGTACGCTCAAACCGTCGTCGTACTCCATCGCGACGTCGTGATCGAAGGACGCGTGCACGGCGACGTGATCGTCGTCGGCGGCGACGCTTTCCTTCGCCCCGGCGCCGTCGTTGACGGACGTGTCATTGCCGTGGGCGGCGCGGTATACGAATCGCGACTGGCCATCACGCGAAATGGCGTGGAGAGCCATCGCGATTTCACCTACGATGCGCGCACCAACGGCACGAGCGAGGGCTACCTGCTCGATTACCGGCTCGTGCGCGAGCACCCGTCGTCGCCCTTGTCACTGCCGGGAGTTTATGGAGTTCGTATTCCTGGGTACGATCGCTCCGACGGCCTGTCGCTGCCGTTCGGACCGACAATCTCTCTCGACACCGGCTACCTCGAGATCAATCCGATCGTCACGTACCGCTCGAACATCGGCGCCTTCGACCCATCGCTCGACGGTGAATTCGCATTCGACCGGCGCACACGAGTGCATGCGTACTTCGGACGGACGACGCTCAGCAATGACGACTGGATCTGGACAGACCTCGTGAATTCCTCGGCGGTGTTGGGGCTGGGTCTCGACACGCGCAACTACTATCGTGGCGATCGCGGCGAGGTGACGCTGCATCGGCTCCTCGAGACGTCGATGACGGAACTCGCGCCGTTCGTCGGTCTGCGCGCCGAGCGCGATCGCTCGATCCGACCCGATTCATTCGCTACCGGCGGGCCGTGGAGCTTCTTTGGACGACGCGCCGCCGACGACATGTTGCGTCCAAATCCTCCAATCGTTCCTGGGACGCTCGAGTCGGTACTCTTCGGCGTCTTGTTCGACTGGCAGTTGCAGGGCGTGCGCACGTCGTTCAATCTGACGAATGAAGCCGCTGCGTTCGACGTCGGCTCACTCCGCTTTCTGCAGTCCACACTCGACGGTGTCGTCCGCTTTCCGACGTTCGGCGCGCAATTCTTTTATCTCAGCACACACGTCGTGTACACCTTCGGTGATACCGCGCCGCCGCAGCGCTGGAGCTATCTCGGTGGATCAGGAACAATTACGACGCTGCCACTCCTCTCGCTAGGCGGCGATCGGCTCGTCTACATCGAGAGCAATTACTACGCGCCGATTCCCTGGATTGACCTCCCGATCGTCGGCGCGCCAAGCATCACACTGCGGCACATGATTGGCTCGGCCGGCGTTGGCCGATTGCCGTCGTTCGAGCAGAATCTCGGATTGAGACTCGCGCTGAGCTTTCTGCGATTCGATGGCGTCGTCGATCCCGCGACGCGGACGTGGGATTTTGGATTTGGGTTGTCGATGGCGAGATGA
- a CDS encoding aminodeoxychorismate/anthranilate synthase component II, whose product MLLVIDNYDSFTYNLVQYLGELGAEIDVRRNDAITVDEIGALNPSAIVLSPGPCAPAQAGITVEAIRRWGSSIPTLGVCLGHQAIGEAYGGRVVRADRVMHGKTSQVEHDGTGVFAGLPSPLEVMRYHSLVVERTSLPDSLQVVARAAGDANEIHGVRHREHPVYGVQFHPESVMTQHGKALLRNFLELARSH is encoded by the coding sequence ATGCTGCTCGTCATCGACAACTACGACTCATTCACGTACAACCTCGTCCAGTACCTCGGCGAACTCGGAGCGGAGATAGACGTGCGCCGCAACGACGCCATCACAGTCGACGAGATCGGCGCGCTGAATCCCTCGGCGATCGTGCTCTCGCCAGGCCCGTGCGCGCCCGCACAGGCCGGGATCACGGTCGAGGCGATTCGGCGATGGGGAAGCAGCATCCCGACTCTCGGCGTCTGTCTGGGACACCAGGCAATCGGAGAGGCATATGGCGGCCGCGTCGTGCGCGCCGACCGCGTTATGCATGGAAAAACCTCGCAGGTCGAGCACGATGGGACAGGAGTGTTTGCGGGTCTGCCATCGCCGCTCGAGGTGATGCGCTACCACTCTCTCGTCGTGGAACGAACTTCGCTTCCTGACTCCCTTCAGGTGGTCGCCCGAGCAGCGGGCGACGCAAACGAAATTCACGGCGTTCGGCACCGCGAACATCCGGTGTACGGCGTTCAATTCCACCCGGAGTCAGTAATGACGCAACATGGCAAAGCACTACTGAGGAATTTTCTAGAGCTCGCGCGGTCACATTGA
- the xerD gene encoding site-specific tyrosine recombinase XerD has protein sequence MADTQQKDQRALIDPNIARAFFIERFADFLALEQGSSPRTSEAYRRDLERLAIYATTKGARVPTDISSRLLREFVYHLKDLGLAPASIRRNVSSARTYFRFLLADGLVVRDPSERLETPKRWRSLPDVLSVDEVGRLLSAPSLDEPFTFRDRALLEVAYGAGLRVSEWITLAVRDVLFEEGLVRVFGKGSKERLVPIGRSAISAVAIYLRELRPRLEKGEGKGVLILNARGRPLTRMGAWKILRHHVEKAQITKHVSPHTLRHSFATHLLEGGADLRAVQEMLGHADISTTQIYTHVDREYLRAVHKQYHPRG, from the coding sequence ATGGCGGACACGCAGCAGAAAGATCAGCGAGCTCTGATCGATCCAAACATCGCTCGAGCATTTTTCATCGAGCGATTCGCTGACTTTCTCGCGCTGGAGCAGGGATCCTCGCCGCGCACATCGGAGGCGTATCGGCGCGACCTCGAGCGCCTCGCGATTTATGCGACAACGAAAGGCGCGCGCGTCCCTACCGATATTTCGAGCCGGTTGCTCCGTGAGTTCGTGTATCACCTGAAGGATCTCGGACTCGCCCCGGCGTCGATACGACGCAATGTGTCCTCGGCCCGGACGTACTTCCGTTTCCTGTTGGCTGACGGTCTCGTCGTACGCGACCCCAGTGAACGCCTCGAGACGCCGAAGAGGTGGCGCTCACTTCCCGATGTGTTGAGCGTCGATGAGGTCGGACGGCTGCTCTCCGCACCGAGCCTCGACGAGCCATTTACATTTCGCGATCGCGCGCTGCTCGAGGTGGCGTATGGCGCTGGCCTGCGTGTCTCCGAATGGATCACGCTCGCCGTACGTGACGTGCTCTTCGAAGAGGGCCTGGTGCGCGTTTTTGGAAAGGGAAGTAAGGAGCGCCTCGTCCCCATCGGCCGTTCGGCAATCAGTGCCGTCGCGATTTACTTGCGTGAACTGCGACCGCGGCTCGAAAAAGGTGAGGGGAAGGGCGTCTTGATCCTCAACGCGCGAGGCCGGCCCCTCACGCGCATGGGCGCCTGGAAGATACTGCGGCATCACGTCGAGAAGGCGCAGATCACCAAGCACGTTTCTCCGCACACACTACGACACTCGTTCGCGACGCACTTGCTCGAGGGAGGTGCAGATCTTCGCGCCGTTCAGGAAATGCTCGGCCACGCCGATATTTCCACCACTCAGATTTACACGCACGTGGACCGCGAGTATCTCAGGGCCGTGCACAAGCAATATCATCCGAGGGGCTGA
- a CDS encoding DedA family protein, which produces MDSLIAWLTAVPIGTLYVALALVAAIENIFPPIPADTVVAFGSFLAARGRGSVVAAFAATWLGNVTSAMVMYGVGRRYGAARFDQRFLGARGPQAESRLERLYGRYGVAALFASRFIPGVRAIVPPFAGALRVPPVRAGIAIAAASAIWYGTVSYLGFTIGGNWPRVQRLITDYGRILAIMAAVVLLVGAVIWRTRSRKISEL; this is translated from the coding sequence GTGGATTCGCTCATCGCGTGGCTTACCGCGGTGCCGATCGGCACACTCTACGTTGCGCTCGCCCTCGTCGCGGCGATCGAGAATATTTTTCCACCCATTCCGGCCGATACCGTCGTCGCATTCGGCAGCTTTCTCGCCGCGCGCGGTCGGGGGAGTGTGGTCGCGGCCTTTGCCGCTACGTGGTTAGGCAACGTGACGAGTGCCATGGTCATGTATGGCGTCGGCCGGCGTTACGGCGCCGCGCGCTTCGACCAACGGTTCCTCGGGGCGAGAGGGCCACAGGCCGAGTCTCGACTCGAGCGCCTGTACGGTCGCTACGGCGTCGCCGCGCTCTTTGCGAGCCGATTCATTCCAGGTGTACGCGCGATCGTTCCGCCCTTCGCTGGCGCGCTGCGCGTTCCGCCGGTACGCGCGGGAATCGCGATCGCCGCCGCCTCCGCGATCTGGTACGGCACAGTGAGTTATCTTGGATTCACCATCGGCGGTAATTGGCCGCGCGTCCAGCGCCTGATCACCGATTACGGGCGCATACTCGCGATAATGGCCGCCGTCGTGCTCCTCGTCGGCGCGGTGATATGGCGGACACGCAGCAGAAAGATCAGCGAGCTCTGA
- the ispF gene encoding 2-C-methyl-D-erythritol 2,4-cyclodiphosphate synthase — protein sequence MIGPTIIRVGLGYDSHRFGAGGPLKLGGVDIAFDRHLVGHSDGDAVAHAVTDAILGAVGAGDIGQLFSDGDPTNRGRDSLEMLSVAVGRARGAGYSVSQVDVTVVAEAPHIAPYRDAMCATLARVLCVPSTSVNVKGKTNEGMGWIGRGEGIACLAVASLAPNEQER from the coding sequence GTGATTGGCCCCACTATCATCCGCGTGGGACTAGGTTACGACTCACATCGGTTCGGTGCCGGCGGACCTCTCAAGCTCGGCGGCGTCGACATCGCATTCGATCGACATCTCGTTGGACACTCGGACGGCGACGCCGTGGCTCATGCCGTCACTGATGCCATTCTCGGCGCCGTCGGCGCCGGCGACATCGGCCAGCTCTTTTCTGATGGAGATCCGACGAATCGCGGCCGCGACTCGCTGGAGATGCTGAGCGTCGCCGTCGGCCGCGCTCGCGGCGCGGGCTACAGCGTGTCGCAGGTCGACGTCACGGTCGTCGCCGAAGCGCCGCACATCGCGCCCTATCGTGATGCAATGTGCGCCACGCTGGCGCGCGTGCTCTGCGTGCCGTCGACATCGGTGAACGTCAAGGGAAAGACGAACGAAGGAATGGGGTGGATCGGACGTGGCGAGGGGATCGCCTGTCTCGCCGTCGCGAGTCTCGCACCTAACGAACAAGAACGGTAA